In a single window of the Acipenser ruthenus chromosome 20, fAciRut3.2 maternal haplotype, whole genome shotgun sequence genome:
- the LOC117425315 gene encoding cell surface glycoprotein 1-like yields MGGKLSRKKKEYNVSDPKNSEESQEEKQNDEAPESQNEGKASDPGSASAEPAMEQTVQADGTPPSKGILTEKVEEKSDKPVSQEAKTTPEQKAVEESKPPSSDPKPSEPTAEKEPIVNKNSKENTSGEKPNESPSQEAETTPETPAAPVTTETKKLVKESEKPVVEQTEVKEIPPISLTPAKVMPESNSTISSEQTKEVTTAIPSSKVECCVTEPANQTSTEPKARCYSPAAAKPEECSPALKMGQVPVPVKEVEPEPAPEKAVEPAHVKAEVPTPAPVKGEAPAPAPMKGEAPAPAPVKGEAPAPAPVKGEAPAPAPVKGEAPAPAPVKGEAPAPAPVKAEAPAPAPVKAEAPAPAPVKAEAPAPAPVKAEAPAPAPVKAEAPAPALVKADVPELKPMKVEVPAPTPVKAKVPAPKPVEAEVPVSAPVKAENPAPSPVKAEDPAPKPVKAVAPAPAPVKAVAPAPAPVKAVAPAPAPVKAVAPAPAPVKAEVPEPNPVKADVPEPKPMKAENPVPSPVKAEVPAPKPVEAEVPVSAPVKAENPAPSPVKAEVPAPKPVEAEVPVSAPVKAENPAPSPVKDEVPAPKPVETEVPVSAPVKAENPAPSPVKAEVPAPKPVEAEVPVSAPVKAENPAPSPVKSEDPAPKPVKVEKPAPTPVKDEVLAPKPVEANVPVPAPVKAEEPAPAPVKAEEPAPAPVKAEEPAPAPVKAEEPAPAPVKAEEPAPAPVKAEEPAPAPVKAEVPAPTPVKVENPAPTPVKAELPAPKPTKAEVPAPKPVNAEVPAPILVKVENPAIIPVKDEVHAPKPVKVEVPVPAPVEVELPVPKPVKAEVPAPIPVKTEIPAPTPVKVEKPAPALVKEPEAKPEDIAVEESIKKPKEEQTSVSNQESVTLAFPPPLPSEAVPSDEILKQQPESTENKESSGEKAESTSNKDQELSTESPNSTAHTSVESQAEETLNSQTTANEKDKRLTQGEENNKEVIAHSEPEKDTIVPTDVMTLTSENTQQMLKIETLPKIVISESHSTNEFSEDETEMCPSETEKSDNPADGVSENNENESGKPSPKPEDAIKKESAGPNDTPAKGQSGYIAPKSKPEERVNSKNEEHPPKTKMAAD; encoded by the coding sequence ATGGGAGGCAAGCTGAGCAGGAAGAAGAAGGAGTATAATGTCAGCGACCCAAAAAACAGCGAGGAAAGCCAAGAAGAGAAACAAAATGATGAGGCACCAGAGTCCCAGAATGAAGGCAAAGCCAGTGATCCAGGTAGTGCTTCTGCAGAGCCTGCAATGGAGCAGACCGTACAAGCTGATGGCACACCGCCTTCAAAGggcattttaacagagaaagtAGAGGAGAAATCTGACAAACCTGTAAGTCAAGAAGCTAAAACAACTCCAGAACAAAAAGCAGTCGAGGAAAGCAAGCCACCTAGCAGTGACCCAAAACCCAGTGAACCTACAGCAGAAAAAGAGCCAATTGTAAACAAGAACTCTAAGGAAAATACTTCAGGGGAAAAGCCAAATGAGTCACCCAGCCAAGAGGCAGAAACAACTCCAGAGACCCCAGCTGCCCCAGTTACAACTGAAACAAAGAAGTTGGTTAAAGAGTCAGAAAAGCCTGTGGTTGAACAGACTGAGGTAAAAGAAATACCCCCCATCTCCCTGACTCCAGCTAAAGTGATGCCTGAAAGCAACTCCACCATCAGCTCGGAACAAACCAAAGAGGTAACAACTGCAATCCCCAGCTCAAAGGTTGAATGCTGTGTTACTGAGCCTGCTAATCAGACCTCAACAGAACCAAAGGCAAGATGCTATTCACCAGCTGCTGCCAAACCAGAAGAGTGCAGTCCAGCACTGAAAATGGGGCAGGTGCCTGTCCCTGTCAAAGAAGTGGAACCAGAGCCTGCTCCAGAGAAAGCAGTGGAGCCAGCGCATGTGAAAGCTGAGGTGCCTACACCTGCCCCGGTGAAAGGTGAGGCGCCTGCACCTGCCCCGATGAAAGGTGAGGCACCGGCACCTGCCCCGGTGAAAGGTGAGGCGCCTGCACCTGCCCCGGTGAAAGGTGAGGCGCCTGCACCTGCCCCGGTGAAAGGTGAGGCGCCTGCACCTGCCCCGGTGAAAGGTGAGGCGCCTGCACCTGCCCCGGTGAAAGCTGAGGCTCCTGCACCTGCCCCGGTGAAAGCTGAGGCTCCTGCACCTGCCCCGGTGAAAGCTGAGGCTCCTGCACCTGCCCCGGTGAAAGCTGAGGCGCCTGCACCTGCCCCGGTGAAAGCTGAGGCGCCTGCACCTGCCCTGGTGAAAGCTGATGTTCCTGAGCTCAAACCAATGAAAGTGGAGGTTCCTGCTCCTACCCCAGTGAAAGCTAAGGTTCCTGCACCCAAACCAGTGGAAGCTGAGGTGCCTGTGTCTGCCCCAGTGAAAGCTGAGAATCCTGCACCTTCCCCAGTGAAAGCTGAGGATCCTGCACCCAAACCGGTGAAAGCTGTGGCGCCTGCACCTGCCCCGGTGAAAGCTGTGGCGCCTGCACCTGCCCCGGTGAAAGCTGTGGCGCCTGCACCTGCCCCGGTGAAAGCTGTGGCGCCTGCACCTGCCCCGGTGAAAGCTGAGGTCCCTGAGCCCAATCCAGTGAAAGCTGACGTCCCTGAGCCCAAACCAATGAAAGCTGAGAACCCTGTACCTTCCCCAGTGAAAGCTGAGGTTCCTGCACCCAAACCAGTGGAAGCTGAGGTGCCTGTGTCTGCCCCAGTGAAAGCTGAGAATCCTGCACCTTCCCCAGTGAAAGCTGAGGTTCCTGCACCCAAACCAGTGGAAGCTGAGGTGCCTGTGTCTGCCCCAGTGAAAGCTGAGAATCCTGCACCTTCCCCAGTGAAAGATGAGGTTCCTGCACCCAAACCAGTGGAAACTGAGGTGCCTGTGTCTGCCCCAGTGAAAGCTGAGAATCCTGCACCTTCCCCAGTGAAAGCTGAGGTTCCTGCACCCAAACCAGTGGAAGCTGAGGTGCCTGTGTCTGCCCCAGTGAAAGCTGAGAATCCTGCACCTTCCCCAGTGAAATCTGAGGATCCTGCACCCAAACCAGTGAAAGTTGAGAAGCCTGCACCTACCCCAGTGAAAGATGAGGTTCTTGCACCCAAACCAGTGGAAGCAAATGTGCCTGTGCCTGCCCCAGTGAAAGCTGAGGAGCCTGCGCCTGCCCCAGTGAAAGCTGAGGAGCCTGCACCTGCCCCAGTGAAAGCTGAGGAGCCTGCACCTGCCCCAGTGAAAGCTGAGGAGCCTGCACCTGCCCCAGTGAAAGCTGAGGAGCCTGCACCTGCCCCAGTGAAAGCTGAGGAGCCTGCACCTGCCCCAGTGAAAGCTGAGGTGCCTGCACCTACCCCAGTAAAGGTTGAGAATCCTGCACCTACCCCAGTGAAAGCTGAGCTCCCTGCACCCAAGCCAACGAAAGCTGAGGTCCCTGCACCCAAGCCAGTGAATGCTGAGGTACCTGCACCTATCCTGGTAAAGGTTGAGAATCCTGCAATTATCCCAGTGAAAGATGAGGTTCATGCACCCAAACCAGTGAAAGTTGAGGTTCCTGTGCCTGCCCCAGTGGAAGTTGAGTTGCCTGTGCCCAAACCAGTGAAAGCCGAGGTGCCTGCACCTATCCCAGTGAAAACGGAGATTCCTGCACCTACCCCAGTGAAAGTTGAGAAGCCTGCACCTGCCCTAGTCAAGGAACCTGAGGCAAAACCTGAGGATATTGCTGTAGAAGAAAGCATTAAGAAACCAAAGGAGGAACAGACTTCTGTCTCCAATCAGGAAAGTGTCACTCTAGCCTTTCCTCCTCCACTACCATCAGAGGCAGTACCTTCAGATGAAATCCTAAAGCAGCAGCCAgaaagtactgaaaacaaagaAAGCTCTGGTGAAAAAGCAGAAAGCACTTCTAACAAAGACCAAGAACTATCCACTGAATCCCCTAACAGTACTGCTCATACCAGTGTTGAATCCCAGGCAGAAGAAACTTTGAACTCCCAAACCACTGCGAATGAAAAAGACAAACGTTTAACCCAAGGCGAGGAAAATAACAAAGAGGTGATTGCTCATTCAGAGCCAGAAAAAGATACAATAGTGCCCACAGATGTCATGACTTTAACAAGCGAAAACACTCAACAAATGCTGAAAATTGAGACTCTACCAAAAATTGTTATTTCTGAATCTCATTCAACTAATGAATTCTCAGAAGATGAAACAGAAATGTGTCCCAGTGAGACTGAGAAGAGTGATAATCCTGCAGATGGAGTTTCTGAAAACAATGAAAACGAATCTGGTAAACCCTCCCCGAAACCAGAGGATGCCATCAAAAAGGAAAGCGCTGGTCCAAATGATACTCCTGCAAAGGGGCAATCTGGGTATATTGCTCCCAAATCAAAGCCTGAGGAACGTGTAAACAGTAAGAATGAAGAACATCCGCCAAAGACCAAAATGGCTgcggattaa